Genomic segment of Calypte anna isolate BGI_N300 chromosome 12, bCalAnn1_v1.p, whole genome shotgun sequence:
CAGGCTGGTGGGACAGACTCAGTGACGGCAGAAACTGAAGAAGTGAGGGACTGAGAGGTTACAGAAAGGAGGCTTCTGGCTGTCCAAACAGGATTATGCATGGAAGCTGGGAGCACTGCGTGTGGGAgactggaggaggaagagatgtTGAGTATAGATCAATGGGGAGTGCTGTAGCAAAAAATGCAAGTACGGGATCCATGAAAATACAGCGGATGTGAAGAGCTGAGATGTGGTTGCTGGGGGAACCAGGGCTTTGAATCCTAGAATCCTTAAGTGTTTAGTTCTAATTAGGCATTGATGAGGCACTTCTGCACAGATCAAAAGCAGTTGATGCCTTCCTAATTCCATGGCTCACCTTGTGTGGAGCAGCATGGTGTGGTGATGCAGGGGTCTCTATGCCCTTTGTTTCCTATGTGTTGTGTTAGGGTCACTTTTGTTTCCTTGGGGCAGATATCCTCAGCTGTTTGCTGCTGGCATGTTGTCAGGAGTGTTCACAACAGTAATCATGGCTCCAGGAGAGAGAATCAAGTGCCTTTTACAGGTAAGACATTGGATTGTTGTGATGAGAATTGAATTTTAGGGGTTTTGTCTTTCCAGTAACTTCTTTGGTTAGtatatttgttctgttttttgaCAGGACTGAGACAACTGTCATTTAATGCAACTGTGTGACAAAGAAGCATTGTACAAACTCACCATGACAGTGCAGTCACACACAGTGCTCCTTGCTCTATTCAGTTTGCAGAGCTCAAGCCCTCATAGAATCGTAGCAGaagtttgtgttggaagggaccttaaaagtcatctagttccaaccctccttaGTCTGTGGCATTGTATGAGGTGCTGGTAGATGCCTCAAGTCCACTTCAGGGTATGGAAAAGTCCAGTttctcagaattaatttttttctgggaaaaaaaaaaaaaatattagatcATAAGACTTTTTCTAGTGTAAATGTATTCTGTTACCCTGGTAACAGGTTCAGTACATAACTGAGGAATGCATTTCAAAGGACATGAAATAGTTTTCTGGTGTTTGGGTGACTGTTAGCTCTACACCTCCTCCAGCATTTAGAAAGTGTTGCTGGAAAATGTAAACctgaacaaatgaaaatacCATCTTCAGCAGAGGTGGGAAGCTCAGCCTGTGCTGAACTCCATCAGTATGGTGATGTGTGGTCACACATCTTCTGACAGACATGATATTATCATGGAAGCTTTTACATACATACAACTTGTTTAATTTTCACTAAGCTATTGGAAGGCTACTTTTTGTCAGTGCAGGTGTAGAATCACCTAGCTGGCTTCAGTTGTTTCAGACTTAGACTGTGGAAAAATAAGGGAGAATCTAATGACTGCATGGAACAGCAAACAAAGAGAACTGTttgaggaggtggcagaggtTTCACATGCAGGAGTGCCTGTGGGATGCATGTGTGCTCTTTCCTCTCTGGAAACGTGCATGTGACTTTCTGACTGTTAGCTGAATGATTGTTCACGAACCAGAAACCTTCACTAGTCAGAAACTATCACTTTAATCCTTCAGATCCAGGCAGCTACAGGTGAAACTAAATACAGTGGCTCTTTGGACTGTGCCAAACAGCTGTACCGCGAGGCTGGGATTCGTGGTGTGTACAAGGGGACAGTGCTCACCCTGATGAGAGGTAACTGATGGGGATGTTCTGATGCTTCTTCTGTGGGGGGTGCTTTAAGATAAGATTCCTGACATAGTATCATAGATCTTGCTGTCCCTTTAGCCAATTGGAGATGCTTTGTGACcccattttctttattttgcagtctGCAGAGCTACTCAAAGGGACTGAGAAACAAACATGAGATTCTCAGTGAGTGAGGAAGAGATTAGATGACAAGGATCAGAGGGATATAGGAAGGTATTAAGGTCTGGGAAGCCAAGAGGAATGAGAGACTTCAGGAGAGGagcaaagagaacaaaagaggaaagaaaaccacagaagtgggcttattttatttttttttttttcttctttgagagAAAGATTTTGACTGTCTGTGACTGTTGCTGTATAATACCGACTGCTTTAAAAGATTTCATTGTAGCAGTTCTGCTTTCTACCTGCTTGTGCTTGGGTTATTTTGGACTGGGAGGTTGTGGTCCCTCTCTTACAATAACAACAGCAAAGTACTTGTGCCAGACACTGAATCCTTTATGTGTTTCAGTGCTAGGCAATGTTTTCCAAGGATAAGATGAAATATCTATATTTTGATATCTTGGTTTAGGAATTTGATCCATCCTCTGCTTCTCACAGTGGTGTAACAGCTAGCAGTGGAACTCTGGCAGAGTCCCTAGCCACAGGCTGGTTCTCCAGTTTGGGCATGAGCTAAGAATGGAGTAACTTAGGAGTACCttaagaaaaacccaaaaccaaccccatcaacagaaaaaaaccctgaaaatagAATGATTAGAACAAATAGTGTGCAGAACTCTGAAAGTTCCCGAGCAGTTCTGATCTGCTTTGCAGCAATTAAGAAAAGTTAGAGCTGTCTCATCATTAGCTTAGCAGCCAGCAGGCAGGTTACACTCTGGTTTGAAAGGCTGCTGCCAGATGCACTCCATATCAGATATTTTCCCAGTTCTTGCCTTTAACACCTGCTGTTCCTGGGAAAGTTCAGACTTCTCTATCGAGAGCAacagaagattttattttgcttgtggAGGAAGTTCAGAAAAGGAATCTGGATGTACTTAGTGGTGTTGCTGAGCTGGcatggggctgctctgcctttAGGCTTCGTTTTCTTTCCCACTACTCAGTCTTTGTTGTTTACCCACTAGATGTCCCAGCCAGTGGAATGTACTTCATGACGTACGAATGGCTGAAGAACATTCTGACCCCTGAGGGAAAGAGGTTAGTAAAATCTCACAGTCATCACTTTGTGGGCTTCCCAGATGCTACTGATTAATCTCCCCAGTTACAAAGGTATTTAGAGCACTATcatcaaaacagtttttttttaaaaaaaaaaagaataaatgttgCTCGTCTTACCAGTTGAGCTGTTTTGGTCTGGAGTTACCTGACAAAACAGTATTCTGAGTTTCTGTCAGATTCTAGGCTTGGACCTTATGAGCCAAGTAAGGAATACTTAAAGTATGTCTCTCTACTATCACCCATGTGTGTGCAAAGAGCTGGggctttttgttgtgttgttgcttggttgtttttttttccccagaacatTTGTGTTTGCTGATGAGTGAAAAGATTTGAACCTTTAGGCTGGAGCTAGTGCATTTTTCCCACAGGGCTCTGATTCTTGGAAGTCTTGCTTGGATAGTGCACTGTGTCTACAGCATTGTGATGCCTCTTTGATTGTCACATCATTCAAAACAGATgagattttacattttttattttctttttcctcccacccCAATCCTGCCACAGTGTGAGTGACCTCAGTGTCCTTAGGATCCTCTTTGCTGGGGGCCTGGCTGGGATCTTCAACTGGGCAGTGGCCATTCCACCAGACGTGCTGAAATCCCGTTTCCAGACTGGTGAGTTCCATGCCAGCTTGTCCCAGCCACACTCACAGCTCCTGGGAATGGGCTGGGCAGCAAGGGAAGATGCCACCTGAGCACAGCACCTGCCAGGCAGCATGTCTTCAGCACTGCTTCAGACAAGTACATGCAAAACCTAGTGAGTTCCTAGCCTAGCTTCTTAGTTGGTTTATTTGCAAATTTTTGGCAACTGAGGCTGCACTTCTCTGTTTCTGCCTCCTTGTTAATATAAAAATCCCAATTTGAGATACCTGGTTTGAAACCTAAGCATAGAAATCATGATAATGGAACATCTTGTTATGGCTGTTTTGTTACAAATGTAATTCTTTGAGAGGTTTTGTTATTTCACTTTAAACATAGCTGTATAAATTGTAGCCTGCACTATCTGAAATTTATAGTAACTTGGAATGCCTTGCCAAGAGCATTTCTTTCAGACTAGCAGATCTGCTTTTAAGTATCAGGACTATTTCTAGTGAGAATGGTAGCAGGCCTTGAGCTTCAGCAAAGTTTGACAGGTTTTCACTTGCTTCCTCTGGGAGTCCTAGTCAGTGGCTATTTTTGTTAATGGTGGTTCTGTGTAATTGGGTTGTTCTGTGGTGTCTTACTCAGAGGGCTGGCAGAGGCAGTACTTTCCAGAGAAGTgtcaggagaaggaagaaattgttctttgaataaaaacattttttaaaaacacctcaGCAAATCTGTGAAATATTGGCATTAAAAGAGCCCACGCTTTTCACTTGGAGTTTGTTGCTATTCTTGGCTGCACGTGTGATAGGATCACTTTCTGCTTCTTATAAACAAACTTCATCAATTTTTGTGTCTGACCTTGCTAACTCCTAATTGCACCTCCTGGGAGAGCTGTGATCAGTGATGCAAGTAACAGCTCAGACATCCAATCTTAACAtaagttattttcctttcttccctgccCCTCAATGACTGGATTAGGTAAATTCTTTGTGGTGATGCTGAGCACCTACCTTCTGTTTATTGAGTCATTATTGAGgtgtcctttttattttcttggttttgactgAAGCAGATGTTTTTGCAACATAGCTTAAGCAATGGTTGGATTCTGGTGTCACCTGGGTGATACAGCAATATTGTCAGCAGAACCTGTTGAAATCCTGGGCTGTTACCCAGGCCACATTCTGCAGCATATGTGACTACCACACATCTTAGCAAATGTGTCTTGTATCCctttcagctcctgcaggaaaatACCCCAATGGCTTCAGAGATGTGCTGAGAGAACTTATCAGAGAGGAAGGAGTTGCATCTCTGTACAAGGGCTTCACAGCTGTAATGATCAGGGCATTTCCTGCTAATGCAGTAAGTAAATTGTGATTCTAGATGGGTTCTGGGGACCTGGCCACTCACAGTGAATGTTTGTGGTCTGTGGAGGAGATGACTGGCTGCTTACTGTTGTACCATTTCGATTCTTGTCACACTGGATACTTGTGGTTGGTGTccatattttgaaaatgtacCTAAATCTTGGGGGAACACCAAGTTAACCTTTCCTTGAGGCTTTGTATGAAAGTCCTTTGTTGACTCATTCTCACAGTATCTCTGGTCAGATTGTACATTCACcagtaaaagacagaaatggGTGCATAAGTTTGGACTGGCTTCTCTTTCAGTAAGTAAATAAGCCAAATGGAGTAGAAATTTAGCCTCTGTGTGGAGGCATGTAGTAGAAATTTTGCCTCAGGtccaaggcttttttttcttctcttccttcttccacaTCAGCCATGTCTGGTGTTTATAGTGTTGCATTTCCAAAGCCTTGTTTGGAATAggttttttaattcctatttgTTCTGTTATCTCCTCTCCAGGCATGTTTCCTTGGATTTGAAGTTGCTATGAAGTTCCTTAACTGGGTTGCACCAGGTCTATGAGGACTGGGTGGTCttagaaagaagaagaagaatgcAAGTTTGCCTTAAAGGAATAAATGTATGATCCCTTGAAGTTTCAGGAATGATTGCTTGCCTAATACCTTTTTGCCTTCCTCACATTCTTTAGGTGGTGCTATGTGCCATACAGAAATGTAAGCTGTAGCTCTGAAATAGAGTTGATGAGGAGTTAGAGGTGATGCACCTGTCTTCTGAGCCAATGTACCACGGCAGTAATGCTGCCACCAGACAGCTGTCACTGTTACACACACTTACCTTAAGTACTTCCTCATGGAAGAAGGAGACACTTcttaaaatgtaattctttATTTACTGAAGAAACATGTAGCTATTAGCACTGAAAATCTTCCTTAAAATCATTGTTTAGCAGAGTATACTCTCAGGGCTTGAGTTAGCAGCTGCACACACTGTTATCTACAAGCAGAGTCACGTGGCATTCTCATGTTTTGTAGTTCTGGCTATTTCTGTTTTGTCAGTGGTTTTAATCTTATGTGCATGTAAAGCATCAAACACTGAACTAAGCAAGGGGGGCAGAGCTACATCTGAGTGGGTTAAGGGGTATTACAGGTATCACAGGGAATCTTGCACACTGAACTTCTCTGTGAAACTAGGAGGGAGAATTAATTCTGCTTAACATTTGTACTAAGCTTTACTGAGGCAGCCAGTGGGGAAATGTGTTTGATTAACCTGAACTTTTCTCTGAAATCCCATTCAGTTACAGTGAAGGTGTCACAAATGCAATTTCAAAAGTGCATCATGGTTCATAGCAACCCACAGTGTATTTTATTCATGTCCTGGGATTCAGTCCCTGACATTGacctgaaaaaattaaaagcacttCCAAGAACTCCACTTTTCTGGCATGAAGGGCATACGCGAAGGGGACACTGGCACTCCAGTCACATCTAACTTTATTCTTGCTCCTGTTCCTTGGTTTTCTCTTAACATTATTAAACAtaataacattttcatttgagAAATGACTGCTAGGAAGCAAAAGACaactaatttttgtttttgatgCAGTGTTATTGGAACTCAATAAAGCTAGCTGCTGCTTGGCTAGAATGTGTGCTTGGGTTCATTTACTTTTTACATGTTCACGCATGGTCAGTTTTGCAAAAGTTTTCCAATTCTTAATTCTGAGAAGTGATTGGGAAAtaagctgtgctgtgctgtcttTAATAATGAAACCCCTTCCCTTTTAGCTTTCTAATTTCTGATATGAGCTGTCAATGTTCTGCACCTTTGTGCAGAAGTGTGTTGGAAGTCTGGTTAGGAGCTGTGTTGTGGTTGTAACATTAAACTATAAAGCCAGGCACTGAATACCACATCTTGTATGTGGaaagtattttactttttccaggGAGAGGCTTGGACACAGATGGAGGGGAGCTGAGGTAAAATGTCTGTCCTGGTGGCCCACAGGGAAGGAGACAGAGAGCTTGTCTTGGGGCTGTCATGGTCTGTTGGTTTGTACCCTAATGACAGAATCTTCACCTGGGCTTTCTAGAGGCAGGGTTAGCCCTGAAACCCTCCCACCCAAAAGTGCTGCAGAAGCCTTGAATTCAGCTTTCCTTCCCAATTCTTTGGAAGGACCAGAAGGGAATGTGCCTTCCCCAGAGTCCACCTATTGTGTTTTTCAGGGCGGGGATGTGAAACTAATGAGGTTGCCCTTTGTGTGAGAAAATCCAAGTTGCTTGGAGCTTCTGTCTTGCCCCATTCCCTCCCCATTCCTTGCTGCTTGGTAAACTCCTGCTACTTCTGCTTCTCAGAGTCATGGCAGCTACAGAGAAATGAGCTACTTAAGGCATGAACACTGAATTAATACTGGTTTAGAGATTAAAGGATGCTATTCTctcaaaagctttttaataCAACTCTAAGTTTACTGAGGCCAAATCCAACCTAGTTTCAAGAGGACCAGGTCTGGTTTTATGGCTCTATGCTTCCTGACCACCAGCTGCTATCCTGTTCTGTGTTggttccccagcagctctggccaGCTGATTTCTGTGCTTGGGCTGGTATGCTTGGAGGCAAATTTCAGGTTTAAGAAGTGTTATAAATCTGAtgtattttccttcccttttacTCTGTGTTCCAGAAGTACTGACACTTTTTGGGAGAGGCAGGCATGCACAGACTCTGTACCTCCTCTCTTAAAATTCCAGACACTGATGTTTAACAATGCCTATTGCAGCTGCTTTGTCAAATGCATCCTGTTGAGTTCCTAATCTCACAGGGAGCTGGAAGGAACTGAAACATCATCATCCTGGTTGTAAGTGCTGCTCTAGGTTGGTTTATGATGCAGTTGCCCAGCAGATGGCTGTCTGGGGCTGTCAGCAAGATGGACAAACTGTCAGGTCCACAGGCAAGGTCAGAGGCAAGAAAGCCAGCACACAGCTGCCgctggaaagctgctgcagctttccGAGTTGGGATGAGAAAGTTTTGCATCTCTGTCAGGACAGACAGGCAGCTGGAGGTCAGGAGCCTCTTCTCCCCATTTGTCCTGCTGAGAAAGACCATGACCCTCCAAGCCTGGTGATGAGCTGTAACTTGTGTTTAGtgcttcctcctgccccagtTCTATTAGTCTGGAGTGCTGCAGtctgtgaaaaacaaatttaattgtTGGAAAACAAATCAGAGATTAGTAATGCCCTGGATTCTGTTGCTGGGGTTAaaaacagctctgcttttccattaGGGCATGGAGGAGCCTTCTCTCATTCTGAGTGCTGGCTTCTTGCttggtgctccagcccttgccTTGGCCATCAGCTCCAGCTCCCCTACCTGTGCCTGTGGCCAGCATCTGCTCTGAAAGACAGAGatctctctgctccctggcacATCAATTCTGACTAGTAACTGTAAACTATCTCCCTTCTGCAAACTATCctgttttaatacttttttttttttaaaaaaagcatttcagaccATTGTTCCAGTTTCAGTTATCCTAATTATATTCTCCCCAGCCTGAAATCTTTGCATAGCTTTGTATTTGCATGGTAACATCCTGCTATTTAACATGCTTGGTTGCATTTGGTGCATAGATGAGTAAAATATGGAAGGAGGCAATCAGTAATGAGGGGCTGCTTTCCAACAGCAgtggtgggaggagaggagcttTGGGAAGGCCAACCAGACATATCTGCTTGTTGAAAAACTGAAATCCAGACACcctggaaatgtttaaaaagctGCTTATGTCACTAAAGATTTGGCCATACAAAATTTTCCAAATCCTTGCACTCTGCTGCATGCAGCCTCAAAATGAGAGAGGGATTTTAACACAGGTGCAGCTACCTGCACACTGAGGACTTTCAGAAGCCCAGGTTTGGatttaaatcttattttctaaTTGCCCAGCTTCCTGTGGGGATTAAGGGCATCAAAATACAGGTTAATGgtacacagcagcagctggcaagGTGGGTCTCAGTACCAATACTGACAACATTTGTCTTTACACTCCTTGTGCTGATAATATGTTTTTTTTACA
This window contains:
- the SLC25A20 gene encoding mitochondrial carnitine/acylcarnitine carrier protein; translated protein: MAEQPQPISPVKNLFAGGFGGACLVFVGHPLDTIKVRLQTQPRPQPGQPLLYSGTFDCFRKTLAAEGVQGLYRGMAAPLIGVTPMFAVCFFGFGLGKRLQQRKPDDILTYPQLFAAGMLSGVFTTVIMAPGERIKCLLQIQAATGETKYSGSLDCAKQLYREAGIRGVYKGTVLTLMRDVPASGMYFMTYEWLKNILTPEGKSVSDLSVLRILFAGGLAGIFNWAVAIPPDVLKSRFQTAPAGKYPNGFRDVLRELIREEGVASLYKGFTAVMIRAFPANAACFLGFEVAMKFLNWVAPGL